The window TTCTAGCAGGCTCTGTGACTGGGTCAAGATACCCTCAGACAGCTGTGTACCTGCTGCCGCACTGGTAATCTGCACAGCAGGTTCATCAGGGTAAAGGTTCGGGGCAGCATACAGACCGGAAACGATTAGCACGATGAGGATGACGAAATATTTCCAAGCGGGATATTGCATAATCACTTCTTTAAGTTGATAAAGTACTGGCGACGCAGGCCACAAGTCAGCAGATGGGATGTTAGCGATCGCAATGGGTGACTGCCATATTTAGTAACTGGCATCTTTATCATTTGCAATTGTCCACCATCGCGATCATCCGCTATGATAATAGAGCATAAAACGGTAGCGTATAAAACACTTTAAGGTGCAAAGCGATATAGCTTCTAAAAATAGCTATTTAGTTTTTTCTAAAAACTTATATTACCTTTATAACTGCAAGTTAAGTTATTTATAGAACTATAAGGTATAACGACAAGCCTATTACATGAAGCCTGTTTGACTATATTCTTGCTTTAATTGACTGACTAACAGCGTAAAATGACCGTAAACAATGAACGGTCATTTTTATAAATACGATGATAATAGATAAATACCACGACTCTAATAGCAACCAAAGAGTAACCAACTGTGTTTATAATTAATCACAGTTATTAGTGACTACTAGTAAATCACGATCGCTGATATTTATACGCTCTCAATAGTACCTTTAGGCAATACTGAAATCACAGAGGCACGTTGCACCTTAACATCGGTATTATTGTTTAAGCTAACAACGGCATAGATATCTTCAAGACTTTTAATACGACCCATCAGACCACCAGCAAAGATTATTTCACTGCCAACGGTTAAAGAGCTGACCATCGCGCGGTGTTCTTTAGTACGTTTAGACTGCGGACGGATCACCAAAAAGTAAAAAATAGCAAAAAATGCTACTGGTAATAAGATTTGACCGAATACTTCCATATCTCTCTCAATATATAATAGACAATAATAAAATTAGACGCATAGTAACAAAAAATACCAGACTTAGTAACTGTTAATCATGGGATGAGCGTATTTTTCTTAACGCATCGGCATACTATCAGTCGTTATCTATCACGACAATCCTTTTGGCTTACTAAAGAGGAGAATCTACAAAACTATTAGGCAGATAGGTATTGAATTTAGGTGTATTAGATGCCATAGACATCGGCTGTAATAATAGGTGGTGTTAATATTAGCGATCATACTTAAGTGGTGTATTTACTTTACATTAGTTTATCTATAATAAATGATTATTTTTGAAAACAGATAGCATTAATAAAAACAGATATCATCACAAATTATTGTTAAAGAGCAGTATCAATGCTAATATCAAATGGCTATTTTTATCTCTACTAAATTTTATAAAAATTGGTTAGTAATATCAATTGATGGCGTTTCTAGTACCATTTTTTAGTGAGATAGATGATAAACAGCACTTAGTTAATATTTTATATATGGTCGCAGATTTCATCGTGTTTCATCCTTTTTCATTTTTCTTTTTGTTTAGGTTACCTAACTTGTCCACCACTTTTTTGTTTACACCCCGTTTGTGTCGTCCACGCGCTTATCGTAAAGAAGCGTCTGCTAAACCTCCCCCGACGACTTGTCACCACACTTGCCTGAAGGCGGCACCAACATTGATAGTGTTATTACTGACGATACTTCCTTATTCAGCATCAGCCGCTGAGGTGTTGGTAGAGCAGCCAACCACTACCAATGTAATGCTACTGATAGGTTTTGTCAGTATGGCTATCGGCTTGTCCTTTATTTGTTCGATGGCAGAATCTGTACTGCTCAGTATGACACCTTCATATATTGCCGATGTTCAAGACAGCAATCCTAAAAAAGCGAAAATGCTCAAGCGCTTGAAACAAGATAAAGTTGATCAATCACTGGCAGCGATTTTAACCTTAAATACGATGGCCAATACTTTAGGCTCTATCGGCGCTGGGGCACAAGCGACTATTGTATTCGGTAGCGCTTGGTTTGGACTGTTTTCAGCCTTGATGACACTTGCTATCCTAACTTTTTCTGAAATCATCCCCAAAACATTGGGTACGGTATATTGGCGTCAGCTTAGTGGGCCAGTAGCTTACTTCGTGCGCGGCATTATTGTTGTCTTATATCCCATTATTTGGCTTTCAGAGCGTTTGACCAGACTATTGGTACGTGGAAAAGAGACCGACGTCTTCAGTCGCCGTGAGTTCGCCGCTCTTGCCAGTATTGGTGAAGAGGCCGGGCACATCGATCCACTAGAGTCACGGATTATTCGTAACTTGTTAGCATTCGGTGCGATTAAAGTTGAGGATATTATGACGCCGCGTTCAGTAATGCTGGCGTTTGAGCAGACTAAAACGGTTGCTGAGGTACTGGTCGATCGCCCAAAGTTAACCTTTTCACGCTTGCCAATTTATGATGGTGAGCTTGATAATATCACCGGCTTTGTATTAAAAACGGATATGCTATTAGCGAAAGTTAATCATGCCATGCACAAGCCACTGACTCAGTTTCAGCGAGACATTACTTATGTATTCTCAAAAATGAAGCTGTTTGATTTATTAGAGTTGATGCTAAAAAATCGTATTCATATCGCTATTACCGTCGGTGAGTATGGTGAAGTAAAAGGACTGGTTACTTTAGAAGATGTGTTCGAAACCTTATTAGGTCTTGAAATTGTTGATGAGATAGACCGAGTAGAAGACATGCAGGCGCTGGCACGGCAAATGATGGATAGACGAGTAGAGCGCTTAGGGATGAAGCTTAGTGATGATGAACGGTATGATGATATTAATACTGAGACTAAGCTTTAAAGAAAAATACTTATTATAATGCTAACTTAAACGCAATAGAATAAAAGTAGCCTTATAAATACCGCAATGGGAATGTTAGCGGTAATACCATGAGGCGCTAACGGTTACCAGTTATGGGCAAACTTATTGTGTTCATGTCAGGATTAGGATACACGCAAGAATTACACATGGTGTTACATGGCTGTGAGGATTAAATGCTAGGCTAAAGCATATTATTGGTTAACCACAACGACGAAAATAATATCGATAAGGGCTTTTTTATTAAAGGCTTTTTAACCAAGAGTCATGCTAACTAAAAACTATGTTAATTAAAGGCTACGCTAACTAAGGACTATGATGAAACGACTATGGGGGCAAGGGCTATTTGCTCTACTGATCAAAGCTGCTAGCGCAACTGCTTTATTCGCTGTAGCAAGTACAGTAAGCATCAGTGCACAAGCGGCTACTATGACCGAAGGCTTGGTACAAAACTATGCTTCGGCTATGAAATCAGCAGCCAACAGCCAAAATACCAACCAAGTGGCACGCCTCGTTTCTGATGATGCGTTGATCTCATTGTCAAGAAAAGGCAAGTCTACCAGCTTAGACAAAGATGCGTATTTAAGGTTGTTGCAAAACAGCTGGAACCAAACGTCGAACTATCACTACGATATCACTATCGATAACATCGTCATTACCGGAGTGCAGGCTAAAGCCAATGTAACAACAAACGAAAGCTGGGTAAAAGAGGGGAGAAATGTCTCATTTGTGACGACTTCACGAGTGACGCTGACCTCACCAACTGGTAATGCGGTACTTTTACGTGCAGTATCGCAAGTGACTATTGAATATTGAATAATAAAAGACAATGAGGATACGCCCTAGTAACATTACTCTAACCGACTAATACTTCTAGTACTTCGGTTTATATAGCTAGTACTTATGGTGTTAGTCTTAACCTTTAAGACAATCGCTTAAGTTTTGTCTGTTATCTTTTATATTACACTGGTCTTTGCTTTACATTGCATACTATACTGTCAATTAATTTTATTTCCATCTATTCTTGTTGTTAGGAAGCTCCTATTATCATGTCTACTGTGTCATCAACTTCTCGCTCATTTATCGCTTTACCACTGACGCTTGCGGTGTCGGCTTTACTCCTCAGTGCTTGTAGCAATACCTCAGCAGTGAAAAGTACCGGTGCAACCAATAGCGCGCCTGTGGTCACTAAACGCTCTGCTACTGCGGTAAAACCAACCACTAGCGCTGACTATTCAACCGCTTATTTAGACGCTGATAGCTTGGATGAGTTGGCAGATTTATTAGAAGCCAGTGATATGACCATGGTTGAAGACAATAGACTTGCCATTCAACAATACGGAGACTTGTGGAGTCGTCTGCGGGCTGGCTATCAAATGAATGGTAGTAAAGCGGTTTATAATCAGCGTATTGAAGGACAAAAAAGCTGGTTTACCAGCCGTCAGGATTATCTAAACCGCTTGACTGCGCGCGCCAGCCGCTACTTGTACCATACCGTACGTGAAGCTGAGCGTCGTAATATTCCTACTGAGTTAGCATTGTTACCCGTCATCGAGAGCTCGTATGACCCTAGTGGCACAAGTAGTGCTGCTGCGGCAGGTTTATGGCAATTTATTCCGAGCACCGGCCGTATTTACGGTCTGAATCAAAGTAGTAGCTATGATGGTCGCCGTGATGTTATCGAGTCGACCCGCGCGGCTTATGACTTTTTGACGGCATTACACAATCAATTTGGCAGCTGGGAGCTGGCCTTAGCTGCTTACAATGCGGGCCCTGGTCGTGTTCAAAAAGCTATCGATGCCAATGCGGCTCAAGGATTGCCAACTGATTATTGGTCACTCAGGCTACCGACTGAAACCATGAACTATGTTCCGCGCTTTTTAGCCGTTGCTGAAATTGTTGCTCAACCTGAGCAATATGGGGTTTATCTACCAGCGATTGCCAACCGTCAGCATTTTCGTAGTGTGCCAGCCAATTATGGTGTGAGCTTAGCTGAAGTGTCGCAATTGACAGGGGTTAGTTATGACGAGCTAGAAAAGCTTAATACGGCCCTAACCTCATCACGTATTGACTCATCAGGTCCACAGCGGGTCATCATCCCTAATGACGTTAACTTAACGGTTGATGCTAAGTTAAGCGCATTGAGAGGTAATGGCAGCAGCAATGTCATTGCTTCAAGCAACGCTAATAGTAATACGACTGCCCCTAGCTATTCAAGTCCAACGTCTCCTAGCTATAATAGCAAGCCTTACACTAGCTCATCGTTGCCTTCTACGGGTGGTGGTTTAGCTGATTATGCAGCCAGTGCTAGTGTACCTCAGCAGACGACCAGCTATATTACCCCAACCAGCACGCCCACTAGCAGCTCTGTTTATAGCAGCAACGTGTCAGTCCGTACTGAACCACCGCTTACCAGTAAAGAAACCAATAAAATCAATGCTGAGCTAAAAAGCAGTAATAGCTTACCAACTACTTCGGCAACGATTACCCAAAATAATACTATTGTCCAAGAACCACCATTAAGTAAAGAAGAGCGCGATTTTATTGTTAATCAAATTCAGACACAAACGCCGGAAACGAATGTGGTTAGCACCATTGACGGTAACATTAAATTATCGGCAGTACAGACACAGCAGTCTATATTAGAAGCTAGCGGCAAAGAGAAAAAGCTTAGCTTCCCTAAAACCTCAACCAGCAAACCAAAACCGCAAGGTCAACGTACCACCTACGCTGTAAAACGTGGCGATACCTTGTCTAATATTGCCAGCCGAGCTGGTGTTAGCTGGCGTGATATCGCAGAGTGGAACCAAATAGATGCCAGCTCAAAATTGCTCTCTGGTAGCACTTTATATCTGTATGATGCCAAAACAATTGAGCCACTGAGCAGTGCCAGTACTAACAGCGCAAATCAACCAGAAAGCTACGTGGTACAAGGGGGCGATACTCTTATTGGTACTGCCAACCGTTTTGGTTTGTCAGTGACCCAGTTAGCAACCTATAATAATTTGAGCAGCCGTGCTGACTTATTAAGAGGCCAAAAGCTGTGGTTGATACCAGGTAAAGTGACTGCACCTATAAGTACGCCAGCGGCACCATCTTCGAAATCTAGCAGCAAGTCCACAGGCGCGACTAAAAACTACAGAGTACAATCTGGCGATGGTCTGATTGCTTTGTCACGGCAATTCAATGTCTCAATCGATACTTTAGCCAGTCTCAATAGTATTGGTACCACAGACTCGCTGTATGTGGGTCAAACGCTGAAAGTGCCTGCCAGCGTAGACGTTACTGCTGCTAGTAGTAATAGCGCTAGTAGTAACACCAGTAATACAAGCAGCTCAACGCCTACCAGTAACTATAAGGTAAAGTCAGGTGACACTTTAATCGGTATTGCCAATAGTATCGGGGTTAGTGCACAGCAAGTAGCAGCTGTTAATAGCAGCTTTGATGCTAAGGCTCGTTTACAACGTGGACAGACGATTAAAGTGCCAGCATCTAAAGCAGAAGTAAACCGTCAATTAAATGATCAACCAACCAACTACAAAGTGCAGTCGGGTGATACTTTGACTGGGGTGGCCAAACGCTATAATATTGGTTTGAGCGACTTAGCATCAGCGAATGGTTTGAGCAGTACCTCAAACTTGATACTTGGTCGTACTATCACTATTCCTGCCAGCGGTAATAGCGTGAGTATTCCAACTAGCAAGAGCAGCAGTAGTGGTAGCAGTAACACAGCGACCACTAGCAGTAGTGGCAAAAAGCTGGGTAATACAGAAAACTATAAAGTTCAGTCAGGTGATGGTTTGATTGCTTTAGCACGCGGCCTTGGGGTTTCAGTAGAAGACTTAGCGGCGACCAATAATATGGCGGCTAATGCACAGCTACAGCGTGGGCAAACCATTAAAGTCCCGAAAGTCACGGTCAGTTATACCGTTGGCTCAGGCGATAGCTTGATTGGATTGGCACGGAAATATGGGGTCTCAACGCAAGAGCTGGCTGATATGAATAAGATCGCGCCAGATACGATGTTACAGCGTGGTCAGCGTCTGACCGTACCAAATCGTTAATATCTGCTAGACAAATCATGGTTTTAACTGACTGTGGTTTTAACTGGATTTTAACTCATAGAAAAAGCTGCCTTAGTGATAAGGCAGCTTTTTTATTTGAAGATTTTTTATTTAAAGTCTTCTTGTTTAAAGACTTTTTTAGAGAGTGCTATCAAACCGTTTCAGTCTTAATTAAACAGTCTCGGTCTTGATAGTTTCAAGATAACTTCTAATGTTGCTTACATAGTGCATAGCCTGACCGTAACGGCTATTCGATGCTCTATGTTCTGATAGATAGGCATAGACGTTCGCCCAGCTCTTGTCATCAATACCGTCAGCACTAAGCTTACGCTGAATGCGCTTCACTGCATTCGGACCCATATTATAGCCAGCTAGCGCGAACCAAATGCGATCTGTTTTTGGCACATCCGCAAAGTCGGACTTCATCTGCTCTAAATAGCGGGCGCCGCCACTGATACTTTGGCTAGGGTCAACGCGGTCAGAGACCCCCATGGCTTTTGCGGTGCTATTAGTCAGCATCATAAGACCGCGCACCCCTGTTGGTGATACGGCATTGGCATCAAGATGCGATTCTTGATAGCCCATTGCTACCAATAGCTCCCAATCATGATTATAGTTTTGCGCTTGCTCTTCAAAAGAAGACTGATAATCAGGCAATTTCTCGGTCAGTGTGGTCTTGAAATGCTGCTGACTATAAGCGTCTTTGAGTAAGTTTTGATTATAAAATGCCGCTAATTTTTGAGTCTCTTCTAGCTTGATACCATTACATAAAAAATAACTGGCTTTTTTTGATAACGGATCATCTGCTCCGTTAAACGTCCAGCTGACTTTAGGGTGTAAGCCATTTTTAGTCAAGCTGGTATCATAGCCACAGCTCAAATTAACTGAGGATAAGGCAAGCTGGCTTTTCAATTGGGTACTAGCAGTCGTTAACGCCATGTCAGCATCACCTGACTGTAGCGCTCTTAGTGCCGCTTCCTCACTAGCATAGGCTTTTAGATCAATAGTGACCCCAAGCTCATCTGCATAGCTGCGTACCAAGTCATAACCGAAGCCATGTTGGAAGCCATCAGTGGCAAAGTAGGTACTGTCGCCAGGCACAGCCGCGATAGTTAACGTCTGTTCCAGCATGACCTGATCATAGGCTGGCACCGGATCGCCCATTGTCGTTAGACTCTCGGCGGGTAGGGATAATAAAGCAATGCTGGCTGCTTGTATTAATTTTTTAGACTTTCCAAAACGAGACGATGAAAGGTGGGGAACGAGGTTACTTCTAGTGCTAAGTGAGCGCTTGGCCGGACGCAGTAGGTAAGAGATACGGCGTTTGGCACCTTGCGCAGATACTTTGACACGATAAGTAATACGTTGCATTGAGGTCTCCTAATTTTAGCCATCCTGCTTACCCTAAAAATGCGTTATCAGCGTAGACCTATAATCATAAGACAGGCATACGCTAAAATTACATCTTAAATGACATCACACTTAGTAATAGCATAAGAGTGGTATCACTTTGAATAAATATAGAAGCCATTTACAGAGGTTATTTACATGAGTTAGTCATACAAAAAAACAATATAAAAATGGCGGTGTAACCCGTTTGCTAGCGTAAGATTAAAAGTAATAACGCACAGCACGAATAAGGACAAAAATTAAATGATCCTTCAATCAAAAACAGGTTAAACAACTATATTAAACATAGGTAAGGTCATGAATAAGTTATCGAGACATAGGCGTGGGCAGTAATACTGACGTTGATACAGTCGTTAAAAAATACAACTAAAACTTGAATCAACTTTTACTGCGCTATTGTTAGTGGTTGTATACTCTATATATAACTGATAGGGCATAGTCTTTACTGATACGCTAACGTCTAGCAACACGAATAAATAACTGACTTTATGAAATTTATCATTCAACTAATAAATTAATTTATAAAATCATGCTACACCGTTATTGCTATGCTAAATATAAGAGATACGGTGACGCTGAGTATATATTGTGCAATCACAGTGTCTCTTTAGGTAATTATTCCGATTTTCATCAGTCATTATTATTGGTAAATAGCAAACAAAAACCGATTATTTCGTATATTTGAAGCTATGTACCATATGATGTGATGAGTATGTAAACAATGACCATTTATCTAGCGCTATAACTGGAAGCTGTAATAAATGGGAAGTTTCATGACAAAACGTTCTTTTACAAGTAACTAATATGCGGTTATTAGTCACAGTATTCAAGTTAAGTTAAGAAAAGAGCGATAAAACTTAACAATCAGGCTACAGACGGTCAAGAAAAGACCTATTTAATATTTTTTTAGTAAACTAAAGTTTTACAAATATAAAATAACTCTTGCTTAGCATCTTATCTTTATAGTGGGAAGTTAAATTAAGGAATAGCGTTGATTGGCTCATCAAATCAGAGCAACTATTATGTTTAATTAGCGAAATGCATCATTATCATGCCTCATTCGATGAGCTTAGCCGCTTATTAGGCTGGGTTATCAATGTCAATAAAGCTTACTGGTAATTTAAAATGTTGGGCGATTAACTCACCCAATGCTTGGATACCGTTGCGTTCTGTAGCGTGATGACCGCAGGCGAAATAGTCGATTCCAAGCTCACGAGCAATATGGGTGGTACGTTCTGAGATTTCACCTGAGATAAAAACATCACAGCCCATTGCTGCTGCTTGTTCAATCATGTCTTGTGCGCCGCCAGTACATATTCCGATACGCTTAAGCAGCTTTGAGTCAGCAGTATTGTTTTCGATATCAGTCGGGATATTAGTGGGAGTATTAGAATGTTGATAGTTACTTGAGATATGCAGCGGTTCTCTTCCTAGTGCTTGAGTGATGCAAGTAATCAGACTTTGCGCACTTTGCGGAGTACAAGTGGCAATATTGCCCACCGGATGCGACTCATTAGGGTACAGTGGCCCAGTAATGGTCATGCCTAGCATCTCTGCAAGTTTAACGTTATTGCCGATGACGGGATGTCCATCAAGGGGTAGGTGATAGGCAATTAAAGAGATGCCATGCTGCATTAATTTACGGATACGTTGACCTTTCATGCCTACTAGGGGGGCAGATTCCCCTTTCCAAAAATAACCGTGATGTACCATAATAGCTTCGGCGTTAGCTGCAATTGCGGCGTCAATTAAGGCCTCACAAGCAGTAACACCAGTAATGATACGTCGAATAGGTCGTCCGCCATCCACTTGTAAGCCGTTGGGGGCGTAGTCTTTAAAGGCGTCAGCAGATAAGTACTCATCACAAAATTGCGTTAACGTTTGCGCGGTTATCGATGTATTCGATAGTTCAATTATGGCATTTTTAGTTGTCATTATATTTTCCTGTTGTGCTTTAATTAGTGTAATAATTAATGGGATTTAATTATTAGTGGGTTTTGCTGAATTTTTGGTATTACTTATAGCATCAAAAGACAGAACAATAGCTAGAATGCTTATAAGAGTGATTTTATCATACCGCTGAAAAAATTCTGATAAGCACACTAACTGAAATGGTACACGATGCGTTACTATTGGACTGTGTTGCCAGTTATAATTTACATACATGAATGTGTCCATCTGAAGCACTCAGCTGATAACCCTTATCAACGCTTGTTTATATAAAATTTATAGAGGTTTTTATATGTCGTCATTCTCGAATGCCAACAATAGGGCAGCTTTTTGGCAATGGTTACCATGGTTATTATTGCTAGTTTTTGTTGCAGGGTTTATTTGGCTATTTGTGAGTATGAAAACGGCTTCGGAAGCAAAATGGGAGCCACCAAGAACCACGCCTGCTGAGCAGCAAGCCTCCGCGCCTGTTGCCGACACGCCAGCACCTATCTCTTCTTATCACAATGCGGTCGCTCGGGCATCGCAGTCGGTGGTCAATATTTATACCACCCAAACTATGGCTGAGCATCCTTATATGGATGATCCCGTTTTGCGGCGCCTCTTTGAGTTTCATGGTGAGTCTCCGCAAGATCAAGACATGACCAATTTAGGCTCCGGCGTTATTGTGTCAGAAGATGGCTATATCGTTACTAATGCTCATGTGATTGAAAAAGCGGATGAGATCACCGTGGCTTTTAGCGATGGCCGTAAGAGTCGCGCCAAAGTTATTGGTACCGATCCTGGTAGTGATTTGGCAGTAATTAAAGTGGGTATGACAGGATTGATTCCCCTTAGCTTTCGTGAAGCGCCCATTCGAGTTGGCGATGTAGCGTTGGCCATTGGTAATCCATTTGGCGTGGGACAGACGGTCACTCAAGGGATTATTTCAGCGACCGGGCGCACTGGACTGGGAGTGAACAAGTTTGAAGACTTTATCCAAACCGATGCTGCTATTAATCCCGGTAACTCAGGTGGGGCTTTAGTCGATGCTCGTGGTGAGTTGGTGGGTATTAATACCGTTATCTTCTCGCGCTCTGGCGGCTCTGTAGGGATTGGTTTTGCCATTCCCACAGTACTGATTGAGCAGGTAATGAATGGTTTAATCAAAAATGGTCGCGTGAGCCGTGGCTGGTTAGGTATCGAGATCCAGTCACAGCTGCGTGATCCAACCCGTCTTGAAACCTCAACCGGTGTGGAAGTGCTTAACGTTATCGATAAAGGTCCTGCAGCCAAAAGTGGTTTGAAAGTTGGTGATATTATCCTAACCATTGATGGGGTGGAGATGACCGACGCCAATAAGTTGATTCAGTATGTGGCTCGTAAGCCGCCAACAACTGAGCTCAACGCACAAATATTGCGTAATGGCAAAAACAAACAAATCAAAATTTTGCTAGCTGAGCGCCCACAGCAAGAAATTGTTGAAATGCCCGAAATTATCAATGATGAAAGCTTTGAGGATCAGCCAAGCTATCACGGCCAAAATCAGAACCAGCCGACGATGTCGGAAGAAGAGCGGGTTCGTATGCGTGAAGAGTTGCTACAGTTGTTTGAAAGAGACGGTGCACCCCAATCTCAGTAGGAATGAATGTTTAAAGTAATATACAGACAATGAAAAGCGCGTTATCTTGCTTAAGATAGCGCGCTTTTCATTGTCTGTTTTTAAAGGACTTATAAGTTAGTTTTTGATATATTCGTGATTGATATAAATAACGCCTTGCACACGACAACAGCATGACAATATTTCATCGTCTTCAATCATTGCCAGCGGCGAAAACGGATAATCAACTGGGTGTGAGCTTGCAATGCGGCGTATACGGCAGCTGCCACAATAGCCTTCTCTGCATTGATAGTTGACCTCATGACCCGTCCGCAATAGCCCATCTAGCAGACTCTCATCGTCATGCAAGTAGAACTGCTTTTTACTGGTCATTACCCATGTCATAGCAAATCCTACGCTGTACTATCAGCCTTCAAATTAAGTTTAGCAGTTAGTTTGACGATATCGAACTAACTGCTGTTCTATAGTAAATACTCAGTAAAATAGTTACAGTATATAAACTTGCGGGCCTGATAAAATTGTTGCGCTTGCTGTGCGACTGTATCACTCAAGAGGCTGCAATAATTCCTTATAACTCAAAGTCATCAAAGTTACTGTCTGATAAATCCGAGTCAATTTGTCCGACTAAATAAGAGCTGATTTCAGTCTCTTGTGGGGCGACCTGAACATTATCAGACGACAGCCAAGTATTAATCCATGGAATTGGATTTGACTTAGAGTTCGGGAACGCTGATGGCAGGCCGACCGCTTCCATACGCAAGTTGGTAATATATTCGATATATTGGCATAGAATGTCTTTATTCAGCCCAATCATCGAGCCATCTTTAAATAAATAGCCTGCCCATTCTTTCTCTTGCTCAGCCGCTTTGCGGAATATCTCAATGCTTTCTTCATAGCAATCATTGGCAATCTGTACCATTTCTGGATCATCTTTACCGTTGCGCATGAGGTTCAGGATATGCTGCGTACCGGTTAAATGTAGCGCTTCATCACGGGCGATAAGCTTGATAATCTTGGCATTACCTTCCATTAGCTTACGTTCAGCAAAGGCGAACGAGCAAGCAAACGACACATAAAAACGAATGGCTTCTAATACGTTGACCGCCATGATGCACAGATAAAGCTGCTTTTTAAGCGAAGTTAAATCAACGGTAACTTGCTCACCATTGACCGTATGCGTACCTGCACCATATAAGTTATATAGCTGAGCATTATAATAGAGATCATCATAATATTTTGCAATATCAGAGGCGCGCTCCAAAATATGGTCATTAGCCATGATGTCATCGAACACGACGCTGGGATCGTTGACGATGTTACGAATAATATGGGTGTAGCTGCGTGAGTGAATGGTTTCAGAAAACGTCCAAGTCTCAATCCAAGTTTCAAGCTCTGGAATAGAAACCAAGGGTAATAGTACGACGTTTGGGCTGCGACCTTGAATAGAGTCGAGTAGGGTTTGGTATTTTAGATTACTAATAAAGATATGTTGCTCATGCGAGGATAGATTACCGTAGTCAATCCGGTCGCGTGAGACATCGACTTCTTCTGGTCGCCAAAAAAACGACAACTGCTTTTCAATCAATTGCTCAAAGATAGGATGCTTTTGCTGATCATAGCGCGCCACGTTGACCGGCTGACCAAAGAACATCGGTTCTTTCATAGCGTCATTTGGCGTTTGATTAAAAATGGAGTAAGTCATGGGGCTGCCTTATAAGTTATACATATTATTAATCTA of the Psychrobacter sp. LV10R520-6 genome contains:
- the yajC gene encoding preprotein translocase subunit YajC, with protein sequence MEVFGQILLPVAFFAIFYFLVIRPQSKRTKEHRAMVSSLTVGSEIIFAGGLMGRIKSLEDIYAVVSLNNNTDVKVQRASVISVLPKGTIESV
- a CDS encoding CNNM domain-containing protein, whose product is MKAAPTLIVLLLTILPYSASAAEVLVEQPTTTNVMLLIGFVSMAIGLSFICSMAESVLLSMTPSYIADVQDSNPKKAKMLKRLKQDKVDQSLAAILTLNTMANTLGSIGAGAQATIVFGSAWFGLFSALMTLAILTFSEIIPKTLGTVYWRQLSGPVAYFVRGIIVVLYPIIWLSERLTRLLVRGKETDVFSRREFAALASIGEEAGHIDPLESRIIRNLLAFGAIKVEDIMTPRSVMLAFEQTKTVAEVLVDRPKLTFSRLPIYDGELDNITGFVLKTDMLLAKVNHAMHKPLTQFQRDITYVFSKMKLFDLLELMLKNRIHIAITVGEYGEVKGLVTLEDVFETLLGLEIVDEIDRVEDMQALARQMMDRRVERLGMKLSDDERYDDINTETKL
- a CDS encoding LysM peptidoglycan-binding domain-containing protein, whose translation is MSTVSSTSRSFIALPLTLAVSALLLSACSNTSAVKSTGATNSAPVVTKRSATAVKPTTSADYSTAYLDADSLDELADLLEASDMTMVEDNRLAIQQYGDLWSRLRAGYQMNGSKAVYNQRIEGQKSWFTSRQDYLNRLTARASRYLYHTVREAERRNIPTELALLPVIESSYDPSGTSSAAAAGLWQFIPSTGRIYGLNQSSSYDGRRDVIESTRAAYDFLTALHNQFGSWELALAAYNAGPGRVQKAIDANAAQGLPTDYWSLRLPTETMNYVPRFLAVAEIVAQPEQYGVYLPAIANRQHFRSVPANYGVSLAEVSQLTGVSYDELEKLNTALTSSRIDSSGPQRVIIPNDVNLTVDAKLSALRGNGSSNVIASSNANSNTTAPSYSSPTSPSYNSKPYTSSSLPSTGGGLADYAASASVPQQTTSYITPTSTPTSSSVYSSNVSVRTEPPLTSKETNKINAELKSSNSLPTTSATITQNNTIVQEPPLSKEERDFIVNQIQTQTPETNVVSTIDGNIKLSAVQTQQSILEASGKEKKLSFPKTSTSKPKPQGQRTTYAVKRGDTLSNIASRAGVSWRDIAEWNQIDASSKLLSGSTLYLYDAKTIEPLSSASTNSANQPESYVVQGGDTLIGTANRFGLSVTQLATYNNLSSRADLLRGQKLWLIPGKVTAPISTPAAPSSKSSSKSTGATKNYRVQSGDGLIALSRQFNVSIDTLASLNSIGTTDSLYVGQTLKVPASVDVTAASSNSASSNTSNTSSSTPTSNYKVKSGDTLIGIANSIGVSAQQVAAVNSSFDAKARLQRGQTIKVPASKAEVNRQLNDQPTNYKVQSGDTLTGVAKRYNIGLSDLASANGLSSTSNLILGRTITIPASGNSVSIPTSKSSSSGSSNTATTSSSGKKLGNTENYKVQSGDGLIALARGLGVSVEDLAATNNMAANAQLQRGQTIKVPKVTVSYTVGSGDSLIGLARKYGVSTQELADMNKIAPDTMLQRGQRLTVPNR
- a CDS encoding transglycosylase SLT domain-containing protein, which translates into the protein MQRITYRVKVSAQGAKRRISYLLRPAKRSLSTRSNLVPHLSSSRFGKSKKLIQAASIALLSLPAESLTTMGDPVPAYDQVMLEQTLTIAAVPGDSTYFATDGFQHGFGYDLVRSYADELGVTIDLKAYASEEAALRALQSGDADMALTTASTQLKSQLALSSVNLSCGYDTSLTKNGLHPKVSWTFNGADDPLSKKASYFLCNGIKLEETQKLAAFYNQNLLKDAYSQQHFKTTLTEKLPDYQSSFEEQAQNYNHDWELLVAMGYQESHLDANAVSPTGVRGLMMLTNSTAKAMGVSDRVDPSQSISGGARYLEQMKSDFADVPKTDRIWFALAGYNMGPNAVKRIQRKLSADGIDDKSWANVYAYLSEHRASNSRYGQAMHYVSNIRSYLETIKTETV
- a CDS encoding Nif3-like dinuclear metal center hexameric protein, translating into MTTKNAIIELSNTSITAQTLTQFCDEYLSADAFKDYAPNGLQVDGGRPIRRIITGVTACEALIDAAIAANAEAIMVHHGYFWKGESAPLVGMKGQRIRKLMQHGISLIAYHLPLDGHPVIGNNVKLAEMLGMTITGPLYPNESHPVGNIATCTPQSAQSLITCITQALGREPLHISSNYQHSNTPTNIPTDIENNTADSKLLKRIGICTGGAQDMIEQAAAMGCDVFISGEISERTTHIARELGIDYFACGHHATERNGIQALGELIAQHFKLPVSFIDIDNPA